From Arcticibacter tournemirensis, one genomic window encodes:
- a CDS encoding glycoside hydrolase family 88 protein → MKYYIPAFLILAFFTIAFTGDPSEERFIQENFHFSGKQLSSLLNEANKADTLYPRTLDENGKVKLTNKYEWTSGFFAGTLWYAFEGSKDLNLKKEAIKWTEKLEPLKNFTRHHDLGFMMYCSYGNAYRLTGNKKYKDILIQAATSLSSRYSAKTGSIKSWDVFGSWRGKTRYNFPVIIDNMMNLELLFFASKETGNPYFKNIAVRHAENAMKNQVRPDYSCYHVVCYDPETGNVLSRETAQGYADNSTWSRGQAWGIYGFTMTYRETGDKRFLQTAVKMADYYLNHANLPSDKVPYWDFNANQEGYTPSVRSRAPETPVNYRDVSAAAITASALFELSTLKGVDGNKYRDAAVTILHSLGSPAYKAKTGENGGFILKHSVGSIAHHSEIDVPLIYADYYYLEALNRYNKMIN, encoded by the coding sequence ATGAAATACTATATTCCAGCGTTTTTAATACTTGCCTTCTTTACAATAGCATTTACCGGCGACCCATCGGAAGAACGTTTTATACAGGAGAACTTCCATTTTTCGGGCAAGCAGTTAAGTTCTTTGTTGAATGAGGCCAACAAGGCAGATACATTATATCCCAGAACCCTTGACGAAAACGGGAAAGTTAAGCTGACCAATAAATACGAGTGGACATCTGGTTTTTTTGCGGGTACTTTATGGTATGCTTTTGAAGGATCAAAAGATTTAAATTTAAAGAAGGAAGCAATCAAATGGACAGAGAAACTCGAGCCACTCAAAAACTTCACGAGGCATCATGATCTGGGCTTCATGATGTATTGCAGCTATGGTAATGCCTACCGGTTAACCGGAAATAAAAAATATAAAGACATTCTGATACAGGCAGCGACTTCGTTAAGCAGCAGGTACAGTGCGAAAACAGGCAGCATAAAATCATGGGATGTATTTGGTTCATGGCGTGGCAAAACCCGTTACAACTTCCCGGTCATTATTGATAATATGATGAACCTTGAACTGCTTTTTTTCGCATCGAAAGAAACGGGAAATCCATACTTCAAAAATATTGCAGTGAGACATGCAGAGAATGCAATGAAAAACCAGGTACGACCAGATTACAGCTGTTACCACGTGGTTTGTTACGACCCCGAAACCGGAAACGTTCTTTCGAGAGAGACAGCACAGGGATATGCCGATAATTCTACCTGGTCGAGAGGGCAGGCCTGGGGAATATACGGGTTTACCATGACCTACCGGGAAACCGGTGATAAAAGATTTCTTCAAACTGCTGTTAAAATGGCGGATTATTATCTTAATCACGCAAATCTGCCCTCTGATAAAGTCCCTTACTGGGACTTCAACGCAAATCAGGAAGGATATACACCTTCCGTACGATCGCGTGCCCCAGAAACTCCGGTAAACTATCGCGACGTTTCGGCTGCAGCCATAACGGCTTCGGCGTTGTTTGAATTAAGTACGCTTAAAGGAGTCGACGGCAATAAATACCGCGACGCAGCTGTAACGATCCTGCATTCTTTAGGCAGCCCTGCTTATAAAGCAAAAACAGGCGAAAATGGTGGCTTCATTTTAAAACATAGCGTAGGAAGCATTGCCCATCACTCAGAAATTGATGTTCCATTGATTTATGCCGACTACTATTACCTTGAAGCCTTAAACAGGTATAATAAAATGATCAACTAA
- a CDS encoding SusC/RagA family TonB-linked outer membrane protein, translating into MTLLFYHEAGKGKVFFLKPFLALSAFLFFSLNAFSQKNISGYVRDTEGPIPGINVTVKGKAGGTQTNAGGRFKINAGLNDIIVISGVGYESVELRVDSRNEYTITLRNKVNDLSEVVVIGYGTVSKRDLTGAVEKADIKEMQKAPVLGFDQSLAGRVAGVNVVSAEGRPGAEADIVIRGANSLTQNNNPLYVIDGFPLETSMSNAIDPKDIESIEILKDASATAIYGARGANGVIMITTKAGKGTKPTIAYDGFFGTQSVTRKMDLMDGYEFVKLQSEVFNEETMNKYYFFDGRTLEDYRGTGIDFQDQLFRTAPMQKHGLSLMSGAGTTKYNLSLSYTGQDGVVINTGFDRLQGRFSLDQEYRKWLKVGTKLSYSHTKYSGTFLSEGTSTYSLMQNTWSYRPVTGSSDFDLENDLFDPILNSNDNYRINPIIAVNNELNDNNYTFFTGNGYVEIDLMRNLKFRSTVGYSKNSTRNDVFNNSKSRSGNPLTSSLGVNGALGFNERSNWLTENTLTYTRKKGSHNLDVLGGLSMQHENYLYNYTRMQQVPYETLGMSGLDQGSFYSMSTYRNEWSLMSFYGRLNYNYKWRYYLTATMRGDGSSKFSDRNRWGYFPSASLMWRFTGENFMKKLTFINDGKLRASWGMTGNNRVGEYASLAQITAERPDKYYFGGVPVIGTAKTTMGNPDLKWETTIQSNIGLDLTMFNKRVNLTVDAYQKRTKDLLLNAQLPGSSGYMASFKNIGEVENKGLEFTLNTRNISKPAFSWQTNFNISFNKNKVLGLTENQQTLVSTVFWEFSRDTQPAYIARIGEPMGLMFGYVYEGTYKPDEFTQTAGDFYLRDNVAYPGTRRNVRPGDMKYSDINDDGIIDGNDRTIIGNGVPVHTGGITNTFTYKNFDLSVFFQWSYGNDILNANKYMFERYFMQNSNMYASYSNRWTPENPYSDIPRVNEGSGSYYSSYGIEDGSYLRLKTLSLGYAIPQKSLAKSFLQNLRLYLSAQNLWTLTNYSGMDPEVSTRNSALTPGFDFSAYPRAATITIGLNMSLK; encoded by the coding sequence ATGACACTATTATTTTACCATGAAGCGGGTAAAGGAAAGGTCTTTTTTTTAAAACCCTTTCTTGCCTTGTCTGCCTTCCTGTTCTTTTCATTAAACGCCTTCTCTCAAAAGAATATCTCAGGATATGTAAGAGATACAGAAGGACCAATACCAGGCATTAATGTAACCGTTAAAGGAAAGGCAGGCGGCACCCAAACCAATGCCGGAGGCAGGTTTAAGATCAACGCCGGTTTAAACGACATAATTGTTATTTCAGGTGTGGGATACGAGTCTGTAGAGCTAAGGGTCGATTCAAGAAATGAGTATACCATAACTTTGAGAAATAAGGTAAACGACCTGAGTGAAGTGGTCGTCATTGGTTATGGCACAGTTTCAAAGCGCGATCTAACCGGAGCTGTCGAAAAGGCTGATATAAAAGAAATGCAAAAAGCGCCAGTGCTGGGTTTCGATCAGAGCCTGGCCGGAAGGGTCGCTGGCGTAAACGTAGTTTCGGCCGAAGGCCGCCCGGGTGCCGAAGCTGACATTGTAATCAGAGGAGCCAATTCTCTAACCCAAAATAACAACCCCCTATATGTTATAGACGGTTTTCCCCTAGAAACTTCTATGAGCAATGCCATAGATCCTAAAGACATAGAGTCTATTGAGATCCTCAAAGATGCCTCAGCTACCGCGATTTACGGTGCCAGAGGAGCCAATGGGGTCATTATGATCACAACGAAGGCAGGTAAAGGGACGAAGCCGACCATAGCTTACGACGGTTTCTTTGGAACACAATCAGTAACCAGGAAGATGGATCTAATGGATGGTTACGAGTTTGTAAAACTTCAGAGCGAAGTTTTCAATGAAGAGACTATGAACAAGTATTACTTTTTCGATGGACGGACGTTAGAAGACTATCGCGGGACCGGTATTGATTTTCAGGATCAGTTGTTCCGTACGGCGCCCATGCAAAAACATGGTTTGTCGTTAATGTCCGGAGCCGGCACCACTAAGTACAATCTATCTCTTTCGTATACCGGGCAGGATGGAGTTGTAATAAATACCGGATTCGACCGGCTGCAGGGGCGTTTTTCACTAGACCAGGAATATAGGAAATGGTTAAAAGTGGGCACCAAACTTTCCTATTCGCACACAAAATACAGCGGAACCTTTCTTTCTGAGGGGACAAGTACTTACAGTTTAATGCAAAATACATGGTCTTACAGGCCTGTTACCGGCTCAAGTGATTTTGATCTGGAAAATGATCTCTTTGATCCGATACTTAATTCTAACGACAACTACCGCATCAATCCGATCATCGCAGTTAACAACGAGCTGAACGACAATAACTACACTTTTTTCACTGGTAATGGATATGTGGAGATCGATCTCATGCGGAATTTAAAATTCAGAAGCACCGTGGGCTACTCTAAAAACAGTACAAGGAACGATGTTTTTAATAATTCAAAAAGCCGCAGCGGAAATCCTCTTACCAGCTCGCTTGGCGTAAATGGAGCACTCGGATTTAACGAGAGGTCTAACTGGCTTACAGAAAACACCCTTACTTATACCAGAAAGAAAGGCAGTCATAATCTTGATGTATTGGGTGGCTTATCTATGCAGCACGAAAATTATCTGTACAACTATACAAGAATGCAACAGGTTCCATACGAAACCCTGGGCATGAGCGGATTAGACCAGGGTAGTTTTTATTCAATGAGCACCTATCGGAATGAATGGTCGTTGATGTCATTCTACGGACGACTGAATTACAACTATAAGTGGAGGTATTACCTTACCGCTACCATGCGCGGAGATGGATCTTCTAAATTTTCCGACCGTAACCGCTGGGGCTATTTCCCTTCAGCTTCATTAATGTGGCGTTTTACAGGTGAGAACTTCATGAAGAAGTTAACGTTCATTAATGACGGAAAGCTACGTGCCAGCTGGGGTATGACCGGAAATAACAGAGTCGGCGAATACGCCTCGTTAGCGCAGATAACTGCCGAACGGCCTGATAAATATTACTTTGGAGGAGTGCCGGTTATCGGAACAGCAAAAACGACCATGGGCAATCCCGACCTTAAATGGGAAACAACCATACAAAGCAATATAGGTCTGGATCTTACGATGTTTAATAAACGCGTAAACCTGACCGTGGATGCTTATCAAAAACGAACCAAAGACTTACTGTTGAATGCTCAGCTCCCCGGTTCGTCTGGTTATATGGCTTCCTTCAAAAACATCGGTGAAGTCGAAAACAAGGGCCTTGAATTTACCCTGAACACGCGAAACATTAGTAAACCAGCTTTTTCGTGGCAAACTAACTTCAATATATCTTTCAATAAAAACAAGGTCCTGGGGCTTACCGAAAATCAGCAAACGCTGGTAAGCACAGTTTTCTGGGAATTCAGTCGCGACACCCAACCAGCATACATTGCCCGGATTGGTGAGCCAATGGGTCTGATGTTCGGTTATGTCTATGAAGGAACCTACAAACCCGATGAGTTTACCCAAACAGCGGGCGATTTCTACCTGAGGGATAATGTTGCTTACCCCGGAACCAGGAGAAATGTGAGGCCTGGCGACATGAAGTACAGCGACATTAATGATGACGGCATTATCGACGGAAACGACCGCACCATCATTGGCAACGGCGTTCCGGTGCATACGGGCGGTATTACCAATACGTTCACCTATAAGAATTTCGATTTAAGCGTATTCTTTCAATGGTCGTACGGCAATGATATTCTCAATGCAAATAAATACATGTTCGAGCGCTATTTTATGCAGAATTCTAACATGTACGCTTCTTATAGTAACAGGTGGACGCCTGAAAACCCCTACAGTGACATTCCACGGGTGAACGAGGGGTCGGGAAGTTACTATTCGTCTTATGGCATAGAAGATGGTTCATATTTGCGGCTCAAAACCCTTTCACTCGGGTATGCCATCCCACAGAAAAGCCTCGCAAAATCCTTTCTGCAAAATTTACGGCTATACCTGTCGGCGCAGAACCTCTGGACATTAACCAACTACTCTGGCATGGACCCTGAAGTGTCTACCCGCAATAGCGCTTTAACACCCGGTTTTGATTTTTCAGCCTATCCCCGCGCCGCAACAATTACAATAGGACTTAATATGAGCTTAAAATAA
- a CDS encoding DUF5017 domain-containing protein: protein MKKSILILIFAGILACVSCEDNRLDVPQFSVTVDTGNAVGFDDAGTPVFKKGSSVKFMFDGQADMITFYSGEPGMMYQHKDRTKLQGFPFMQFNTQMENGNMPPGFLSVLLSSDFAGFTKNRETDVRNISDATWTDVTEQCNIPLTQTTQLSPRIDLSAYAGKPLYVAFRYNRPANTDFPRYQIKNFRIQNEADGTAYEIMTTRNAGWTAFDFNAPANTDPYASTGGGTANRIWDLRNATSDDRIAIGYNSQINNNDWAITAAIDLTSVSPDLGQGIKAYNDDRLKEYRYIFNTAGTFTVSFLTTNSRYSETKTSLKEVTITVEE from the coding sequence ATGAAAAAGAGCATTTTAATACTAATATTTGCCGGGATCCTCGCCTGTGTATCTTGCGAGGACAACAGGCTAGATGTCCCCCAGTTTAGCGTTACCGTAGATACCGGGAACGCTGTAGGGTTCGATGATGCCGGAACACCAGTGTTTAAAAAGGGCAGCAGCGTTAAGTTCATGTTCGATGGTCAGGCCGATATGATCACATTCTACTCGGGAGAACCGGGAATGATGTATCAGCATAAAGACCGCACAAAGCTTCAGGGATTTCCCTTTATGCAATTTAATACTCAAATGGAAAATGGGAATATGCCTCCCGGATTCCTATCGGTATTGCTTTCTTCCGATTTTGCAGGGTTTACAAAGAACAGGGAAACTGATGTCCGGAATATCTCAGACGCCACCTGGACTGACGTCACAGAGCAATGTAATATTCCCCTCACACAGACCACTCAATTATCTCCACGCATAGACTTGTCTGCTTATGCCGGCAAACCCCTATACGTAGCTTTTAGATATAACAGGCCTGCAAATACGGATTTCCCAAGATACCAGATCAAGAACTTCAGAATCCAAAATGAGGCAGATGGAACAGCATACGAAATAATGACGACCAGAAACGCCGGATGGACTGCTTTTGATTTCAATGCACCTGCCAATACCGACCCGTACGCTTCTACCGGTGGCGGAACGGCAAACAGGATATGGGATTTACGAAATGCCACATCGGATGACCGGATCGCCATAGGTTATAACAGCCAGATTAACAATAACGACTGGGCAATCACGGCTGCAATCGACCTTACATCGGTTTCACCGGATCTCGGGCAAGGCATCAAGGCCTATAACGACGACCGATTAAAAGAATATCGCTATATATTCAATACCGCCGGAACCTTTACGGTTAGTTTCCTTACTACCAATTCAAGATATTCAGAAACAAAAACCTCTTTAAAAGAAGTGACCATCACAGTCGAAGAATAA
- a CDS encoding RagB/SusD family nutrient uptake outer membrane protein, giving the protein MRNRFLFVYVFCLSTCLTACDKFLETTPKDFLSPENYYNTEDDIVNALGAVYVTLGSNYTYGRYMVIDGAMDDLGYWNQTEVNLIDRLSGWNYTAAQPQIAMMWQRLYEGIERANVLLENIDDAEMSDAASERYRGEAIFLRAYYHYLLADLWGDVPMRLTSNQAVTDVNIEPTPALAVIEHSAADIEEVIGKGMLQAAAAYPHSSRVTITVAQGILARIYLKMAGEPFKIQGMYEKALHWASLVKSSGQHSLNPDYDRIFINHSQDLYDTQYRESMWEAEFNGNSTTDPGKSDKYSWVGVTNGIICYDPSDALGYSYGYIRTRLKLWDLFEAADKRKSRSIASYRYNTTDNTKYNERLTTFSSVAERCSAKWRREEETLKPKDKNFNATNFPILRYSDVLLMIAEAENELNGPTATALNAINEVRQRAGVKSYSTASGPDVITISGKDDLREAVRDERARELCWEGIRRHDLIRWGIFEEAMQQAAAEPFIAANVGNGRTANASQRTIMAAIAGKMSEKYRLYPVPQKELNLNNKMRQNRFW; this is encoded by the coding sequence ATGAGAAACAGATTTTTATTCGTTTACGTTTTTTGCCTGTCAACTTGTTTAACCGCATGCGATAAGTTCCTCGAAACAACACCCAAAGATTTTCTGTCCCCCGAAAACTATTACAATACAGAAGATGATATCGTAAATGCTCTCGGAGCAGTATACGTTACTTTAGGCAGTAATTACACGTACGGCCGGTATATGGTGATCGATGGCGCCATGGACGATCTTGGGTACTGGAACCAGACAGAAGTTAACCTGATCGACAGGCTTTCGGGCTGGAATTACACAGCAGCCCAGCCTCAGATCGCGATGATGTGGCAGCGACTTTATGAAGGTATCGAAAGGGCGAATGTCCTGCTTGAAAATATTGACGATGCGGAAATGAGTGATGCCGCAAGTGAGAGGTACCGGGGCGAGGCTATTTTCTTAAGGGCCTATTACCATTATTTATTGGCCGACCTCTGGGGAGACGTACCTATGCGCCTTACTTCCAATCAGGCTGTAACCGATGTGAATATTGAACCGACACCAGCCCTGGCCGTTATTGAACACTCAGCAGCAGACATCGAAGAGGTGATCGGAAAAGGGATGCTGCAAGCAGCTGCCGCCTATCCGCATAGCAGCAGGGTTACGATAACAGTAGCGCAAGGCATCCTGGCCAGAATATACCTTAAAATGGCCGGTGAGCCTTTTAAGATTCAGGGAATGTACGAAAAAGCACTCCATTGGGCAAGCCTGGTAAAATCAAGCGGACAACATTCCCTGAATCCTGATTATGACAGGATATTTATCAACCATTCACAGGATTTATATGATACGCAATACCGGGAAAGTATGTGGGAAGCTGAGTTTAACGGCAATTCGACTACAGATCCCGGCAAATCTGACAAATACAGCTGGGTGGGCGTTACCAACGGTATTATTTGTTACGATCCTTCCGACGCACTGGGTTATTCATATGGATATATCCGCACAAGGTTAAAGCTGTGGGACCTGTTCGAAGCCGCTGACAAGCGTAAGAGCCGGAGCATTGCTTCGTATAGGTATAACACTACCGACAACACGAAATACAATGAAAGACTTACGACCTTTAGCTCTGTAGCCGAACGGTGCTCAGCAAAGTGGCGAAGAGAAGAAGAGACATTAAAACCTAAAGACAAAAACTTCAATGCTACCAATTTTCCTATACTTCGCTATTCAGACGTATTGCTGATGATTGCAGAAGCTGAAAATGAATTAAACGGACCAACAGCCACGGCATTAAACGCAATCAACGAAGTAAGGCAAAGAGCAGGTGTAAAGAGCTACAGCACAGCGTCCGGGCCCGATGTAATTACTATTTCGGGGAAAGATGATCTTCGCGAAGCAGTGAGAGACGAACGAGCAAGAGAGCTGTGCTGGGAGGGGATCAGGCGCCATGACCTGATACGTTGGGGCATTTTTGAAGAGGCTATGCAGCAAGCGGCTGCCGAGCCATTCATTGCAGCGAATGTTGGTAACGGGCGCACCGCGAACGCGTCTCAACGCACCATAATGGCAGCAATAGCGGGTAAAATGTCTGAAAAATACCGGCTATACCCCGTTCCCCAAAAAGAATTAAATCTGAATAATAAAATGAGACAAAACAGATTCTGGTAG
- a CDS encoding hybrid sensor histidine kinase/response regulator transcription factor → MKYIFSYCLLLFTLAGISQEIEFSHLSIENGLSQNSVLSITQDSNGFLWFGTRNGLNKYDSYRFTVYKNSPLKKGSISDNYITALLCDKQNTIWAGTHQGLNRYDADSDSFTRISLATGTSSDEVNKSINCIYQDRRGQIWIGTDFTVKILNRAGAKIKVSTVPLFKKKLIVRCIYQDRENVFWIGTSNGVIRLRDGKNGFVLLDTLQNKESKGGLSSNHVTSIVEDTQGNIWVGTSAGGLNLYNRLSGSFIHFIHNNANEGSLINNNIRKLLTDTKGNLWIGTQDGLSILDIKTKTFRNYRNDPWDRLSLSQNSIHSFYRDRTGTIWIGTFFGGVNSFFSYKTAFKLYNNRSPRNRLNNNVISSIIEDDHSNLWVGTEGGGVNYLDMSTGRVVYYTHNPDDTLSLGSNLVKIIYKDKDKNIWIGTHGGGLNLLNKDRKTFRRFMYENNETLGSEITCMLEDSRGVFWVGTETAGIRTFKKSGTDIIPVNIVPVNRMTKNAAILSILETTGNNIWLGTVRGLYIIGKDKISVAGRQSGDVSAVKANCLFEDARGDVWVGVNNNGLRKYSKQGKLIHAYSEADGLSDNNVVGILQDDRNTLWISTGNGLCRFNISNNTFTSYTEADGLEGNIFNHNSYYKSKGGAMFFGGYNGFISFFPENIEINQAPPPVYITKLKFNDDKGLTDEEERRLKSETAGREVKLRYDQNLFTIDFAALNYIKASKNTYKYLLKGYDKGWNTTGVPSAVYSNVPPGNYQFIVQGSNNDNIWGKPATLNIVISPPFWKTWWAYTLYVLLVAGLIFLISRYFFLRALYKKNQELTQLKLNFFTNISHEIRTHLSLIIGPVDKLITGKKQAPEDNQQLVTIKNNSESLLQLVNELMDFRKAETGHLSLRILSMNIVPFIESIYASFHSLSASRHIQTDFISSSDDIKLYFDPEQLKKVFYNLLSNAYKFTPDGSYISVRIEERSSGAYISVINKGKAISRENMGKLFDNYFQEDDYGKNNTGYGIGLALSKSIVELHGGELTVTSESEPNYTCFTVRLQKGRGHFSESQIIEEEAEPAEQADAGMAEASNESPAGYQALGIKHTLLLVEDNKAIRGFIKEALQGRYKIIESTNGLEGWLAAADQIPDLIISDVMMPEMDGLELCRRVKSDERTSHIPVILLTARNAVASQISGLQTGADIYLTKPFSVEILSLHIFNLLKAREALWKQFDRQIKPDLPRVDLQPETTHLSIHPLDEAFINKMIRMVEEKLDDPEFGIAMLSKMAAMSQPVLFKKIKAITGLSANEFVKSLRLKKAAGLLRENKYTVYEISYIVGYDSSKYFSREFKKYYHMTPSEYASKTPL, encoded by the coding sequence ATGAAGTACATCTTCAGTTACTGTTTATTGCTTTTTACTTTGGCTGGTATATCGCAGGAAATCGAATTCAGCCATCTCAGTATTGAAAATGGCCTGTCGCAAAATTCCGTATTATCGATAACCCAGGATAGCAACGGCTTTTTATGGTTCGGAACGCGTAACGGCCTCAATAAGTACGATTCATACCGCTTTACTGTTTATAAAAATTCGCCGTTAAAGAAAGGTAGTATTTCAGATAACTATATCACTGCGTTGCTGTGCGACAAACAGAATACAATATGGGCGGGGACACATCAGGGATTAAACAGGTACGATGCTGACAGTGATAGTTTTACCAGGATATCGCTCGCAACCGGGACCTCTTCTGATGAGGTCAATAAATCTATAAATTGTATTTACCAGGACCGGAGAGGCCAGATCTGGATTGGTACAGATTTTACAGTAAAGATCTTGAATCGCGCCGGCGCTAAAATCAAGGTTAGTACTGTTCCTTTGTTTAAAAAGAAGCTGATCGTACGGTGCATCTATCAGGATCGGGAGAACGTTTTCTGGATTGGTACTTCCAATGGGGTGATCAGGCTGAGAGATGGTAAAAACGGTTTTGTACTTTTAGATACGCTTCAAAATAAAGAGAGCAAAGGCGGGCTAAGCAGTAATCACGTGACAAGTATCGTTGAAGATACTCAGGGGAATATCTGGGTTGGAACATCGGCGGGTGGCCTGAATCTTTATAACCGGTTATCGGGCTCGTTCATCCATTTTATTCATAACAATGCTAATGAGGGAAGTTTGATAAATAATAATATCAGAAAGTTGCTCACTGATACTAAAGGAAACCTATGGATTGGTACTCAGGATGGGCTTTCGATACTGGATATCAAAACTAAAACGTTCAGAAACTACAGGAATGATCCCTGGGACAGATTAAGCCTGAGCCAAAATTCTATCCATAGTTTCTATAGGGATAGAACGGGAACAATCTGGATAGGAACATTTTTTGGCGGAGTGAACAGCTTTTTTTCGTACAAAACTGCATTTAAATTATATAATAACCGCTCACCACGGAACAGGCTCAATAATAACGTCATTAGTTCAATTATTGAAGATGATCATTCAAATCTTTGGGTGGGAACAGAGGGCGGCGGTGTTAACTACCTGGATATGTCCACTGGGCGGGTGGTATACTATACTCACAATCCCGACGACACGTTAAGCCTTGGCTCAAACCTGGTGAAAATTATTTATAAAGACAAAGACAAAAATATCTGGATAGGGACACATGGAGGCGGGCTCAACCTGCTCAATAAAGACAGAAAGACCTTCAGAAGATTCATGTATGAAAACAATGAAACTTTAGGTTCTGAGATCACGTGCATGCTGGAGGACAGCCGTGGTGTGTTTTGGGTGGGCACAGAGACGGCCGGAATAAGAACCTTCAAGAAAAGCGGTACGGATATTATTCCCGTCAACATAGTACCGGTAAACCGGATGACAAAAAATGCAGCTATACTTTCGATACTGGAGACTACCGGTAACAACATATGGCTTGGCACTGTACGTGGCCTGTATATTATTGGCAAGGATAAAATTTCGGTTGCCGGTCGGCAATCGGGTGATGTATCGGCGGTAAAAGCAAATTGCTTGTTTGAAGACGCCCGGGGAGATGTTTGGGTCGGTGTTAACAATAATGGCCTCCGGAAATACAGTAAGCAGGGGAAATTAATACATGCTTACAGTGAAGCTGACGGTCTTTCAGACAACAATGTGGTGGGGATACTCCAGGACGATAGAAATACGCTCTGGATAAGTACTGGGAATGGCTTATGCCGCTTTAATATCAGCAATAATACTTTTACCAGTTATACGGAAGCAGACGGACTGGAGGGGAACATTTTCAATCATAACTCCTATTATAAAAGTAAAGGCGGAGCGATGTTCTTCGGCGGTTATAATGGTTTTATCAGTTTTTTTCCAGAGAATATAGAGATTAACCAGGCACCGCCACCTGTATATATTACAAAACTGAAGTTTAATGACGATAAAGGCTTAACGGATGAAGAAGAGAGAAGATTAAAATCTGAAACCGCCGGAAGAGAAGTCAAACTCCGTTATGATCAAAATCTTTTTACCATTGACTTTGCCGCGCTCAACTATATAAAGGCTTCAAAAAACACTTATAAATACCTGCTGAAGGGCTATGATAAAGGATGGAATACGACAGGTGTTCCTTCGGCGGTTTATTCGAATGTCCCCCCCGGTAATTACCAGTTTATTGTGCAGGGATCTAATAACGATAATATTTGGGGCAAACCTGCAACTTTAAACATAGTCATCTCTCCCCCTTTCTGGAAAACATGGTGGGCCTATACACTGTATGTGTTGTTGGTAGCCGGGTTAATCTTTTTGATTTCAAGATATTTCTTTTTGAGGGCGCTTTACAAAAAGAACCAGGAGCTCACTCAGCTTAAATTGAATTTTTTCACAAATATTTCTCATGAAATAAGAACGCACTTGTCTCTGATAATAGGACCAGTGGATAAATTGATAACAGGTAAAAAACAGGCACCTGAGGATAATCAGCAATTAGTAACTATAAAAAATAATTCAGAGAGCCTGCTGCAGTTGGTGAATGAACTGATGGACTTCCGTAAAGCTGAAACAGGTCATCTGTCACTGCGCATCTTATCCATGAATATTGTGCCTTTTATTGAGTCTATTTACGCTTCTTTTCATTCATTATCGGCTTCCAGGCATATACAAACGGATTTCATAAGTTCTTCAGATGATATAAAGTTATATTTTGATCCCGAACAGTTAAAAAAGGTGTTTTACAACCTCCTGTCCAACGCTTATAAGTTTACCCCCGACGGTAGCTATATTTCAGTCAGGATTGAAGAAAGATCATCCGGTGCATATATAAGCGTTATCAATAAAGGTAAGGCTATTTCCAGAGAGAATATGGGGAAGTTGTTTGACAATTATTTCCAAGAGGACGACTACGGGAAGAATAACACTGGATATGGCATTGGCTTAGCGCTTTCGAAGAGTATTGTTGAACTTCATGGAGGCGAACTTACGGTAACCAGTGAGTCAGAACCAAACTATACCTGTTTTACTGTAAGGCTGCAGAAAGGTCGGGGACACTTTTCTGAAAGCCAAATAATTGAGGAAGAGGCTGAACCTGCTGAGCAAGCTGATGCCGGTATGGCGGAAGCCTCCAATGAATCTCCGGCAGGCTATCAGGCTTTAGGTATAAAGCATACATTGCTGCTCGTGGAGGATAATAAGGCAATCAGGGGATTTATAAAAGAAGCGCTTCAGGGCAGGTATAAGATCATTGAAAGCACAAACGGGCTTGAAGGCTGGCTGGCAGCAGCTGATCAGATTCCTGATCTGATTATAAGCGACGTCATGATGCCTGAAATGGACGGCCTCGAGTTGTGCAGGAGAGTTAAATCTGATGAACGGACCAGTCATATTCCCGTGATCCTGTTGACTGCCAGGAATGCGGTTGCCAGTCAGATAAGCGGATTGCAAACGGGTGCAGATATCTACCTTACGAAACCTTTCAGTGTCGAGATCCTCTCGTTGCATATCTTTAACCTGCTTAAGGCAAGGGAAGCTTTGTGGAAACAGTTCGACAGGCAGATAAAGCCCGATCTTCCGCGGGTAGATCTCCAGCCAGAAACTACGCATCTTTCCATTCATCCTCTGGATGAAGCTTTCATTAACAAAATGATCCGGATGGTAGAAGAAAAGCTGGATGATCCGGAATTTGGAATTGCTATGTTATCAAAAATGGCAGCGATGAGCCAGCCTGTGTTGTTTAAAAAAATAAAGGCTATTACAGGATTGTCTGCCAATGAATTTGTTAAGTCCCTGAGATTAAAAAAGGCTGCCGGGTTGTTGCGGGAAAACAAGTATACCGTGTACGAAATCTCCTATATTGTTGGTTACGACAGTAGCAAGTATTTCAGTAGGGAATTTAAAAAGTACTATCACATGACCCCTTCAGAATATGCATCCAAAACTCCGTTATAA